Proteins found in one Legionella pneumophila subsp. pascullei genomic segment:
- the dsbD gene encoding protein-disulfide reductase DsbD produces MKKWPLLSLLFLTSFFVHAEPLPAAEVFKVNVKKIDPNTFAIQWDILPKYFLYSDRIQLNSDNDDIAQLGTLRFPTPLTKTDKQGRTFKVYRNQLTLPVGVLGITPGETIVNLRFQGCADDGFCYPPEVKQIKLTIDDKLALSQVDLETLKAPEETTLEKPEKSEQDIADIFANHNWIMILLIFYGFGLLLSFTPCILPMVPVLSGIIVGHGKTATTKKAFFLSLSYVLSMSVTYAVVGAVVALLGANLQISMQSPWAISLFSLIFVLLALSMFGFYEFKLPDAWQSKIVGSSREQRGGHYLGAAIMGCLSTLILSPCVTAPLIGVLTYIAQTGNVLLGSVTLFTLSLGMGTPLLLIGTSAGKWLPESGSWMNAVKAFFGILLLAVAIYLMARILPAGLVMGLWACLLIFSGIYSGALTKANTNQEKLCQGIGIILLTYGLLILIGASMGSSNPLQPLANLQAAPTATNAFESARAQSVKSVELAIKQAFGKPVMLDFYADWCASCKVMENTTFKDPRVQKALSHFIVIKVDVTANNQNDRALMQHFRVVAPPTFIFFNAQGVQLNNLKKVGEFNADEFMQTIKNIDAN; encoded by the coding sequence ATGAAAAAATGGCCCTTATTATCCCTATTATTTTTAACTTCCTTTTTTGTTCATGCCGAGCCCTTGCCAGCCGCTGAAGTATTTAAGGTTAATGTAAAAAAAATAGATCCTAATACCTTTGCCATACAATGGGATATCTTGCCCAAGTATTTTTTATATAGCGACCGTATTCAATTAAATTCCGATAATGATGACATAGCACAGCTTGGAACTCTTCGCTTCCCCACCCCCTTAACCAAAACGGATAAACAAGGACGAACCTTTAAGGTTTATCGCAATCAACTCACTCTTCCTGTGGGAGTACTGGGCATTACCCCTGGGGAAACAATAGTCAATTTGCGTTTTCAAGGATGTGCTGATGATGGTTTTTGTTATCCCCCCGAAGTAAAACAAATCAAACTGACAATTGACGATAAACTGGCCCTTTCCCAAGTTGATTTGGAAACATTGAAGGCACCAGAGGAAACCACCCTTGAAAAACCTGAAAAATCGGAACAAGACATTGCTGATATTTTTGCGAATCATAATTGGATAATGATTCTGCTTATATTTTACGGGTTTGGTCTGCTCCTGTCTTTCACGCCTTGTATACTTCCCATGGTTCCTGTCCTTTCAGGTATTATTGTTGGTCATGGAAAAACTGCAACCACGAAAAAAGCGTTTTTCCTGTCATTAAGCTACGTGCTCAGCATGTCCGTCACTTATGCCGTTGTGGGCGCTGTCGTTGCTCTGCTTGGAGCCAATTTACAAATCAGTATGCAGTCACCATGGGCTATCAGTCTGTTCAGTCTGATATTCGTTTTACTGGCCTTGTCCATGTTTGGCTTTTATGAATTCAAACTACCTGATGCGTGGCAAAGCAAAATAGTGGGTTCAAGTCGTGAACAACGAGGCGGGCACTATCTTGGTGCAGCCATCATGGGATGTTTGTCCACTCTCATTCTGTCACCATGCGTCACAGCACCATTAATTGGAGTATTAACCTACATAGCACAAACCGGAAATGTATTACTCGGCAGTGTCACTCTGTTTACCTTAAGCCTCGGCATGGGTACTCCATTACTGTTGATAGGAACTTCTGCTGGTAAATGGCTACCCGAATCAGGAAGCTGGATGAATGCTGTTAAAGCTTTTTTTGGCATATTACTACTTGCTGTCGCTATTTATCTGATGGCACGCATTTTACCAGCAGGTCTGGTCATGGGACTATGGGCTTGTCTCCTGATTTTTTCTGGTATTTACTCAGGCGCTTTAACCAAAGCCAACACAAATCAGGAAAAGCTATGCCAAGGCATTGGGATCATTTTATTAACCTATGGATTGCTAATTCTCATTGGGGCTAGTATGGGATCTTCGAACCCTTTACAGCCTTTAGCCAATTTGCAAGCAGCTCCTACTGCAACCAACGCTTTTGAATCGGCTAGAGCCCAATCTGTTAAAAGTGTTGAACTGGCTATAAAACAAGCGTTTGGAAAACCAGTGATGCTTGATTTTTATGCTGACTGGTGTGCCTCATGTAAAGTGATGGAAAACACCACGTTCAAAGACCCTCGTGTACAAAAAGCATTGAGCCATTTTATCGTTATAAAAGTGGATGTGACTGCCAATAATCAAAATGATAGAGCATTAATGCAGCATTTCCGTGTAGTAGCCCCTCCGACCTTTATCTTTTTTAATGCTCAGGGCGTACAACTCAATAATTTGAAAAAAGTTGGTGAGTTTAACGCCGATGAATTCATGCAAACAATAAAAAACATTGATGCGAACTAA
- the groES gene encoding co-chaperone GroES encodes MKIRPLHDRVVVRRMEEERTTAGGIVIPDSATEKPMRGEIIAVGAGKVLENGDVRALAVKVGDVVLFGKYSGTEVKVDGKELVVMREDDIMGVIEK; translated from the coding sequence ATGAAAATTCGTCCTTTACACGATCGCGTTGTTGTTCGTCGTATGGAAGAAGAGCGTACCACTGCTGGTGGTATTGTTATTCCAGACAGTGCTACCGAGAAACCTATGCGTGGCGAGATCATTGCAGTTGGCGCTGGCAAAGTATTAGAAAACGGTGATGTTCGTGCTTTAGCAGTTAAAGTAGGTGATGTGGTATTGTTTGGCAAGTACTCTGGTACTGAAGTTAAAGTTGATGGAAAAGAATTAGTTGTGATGCGCGAAGACGACATCATGGGTGTAATCGAGAAGTAA
- a CDS encoding Dps family protein — MSKVIKKLEVALADTYALYLKTQNYHWHVTGPQFKSLHELFEMQYKELAEAVDQIAERIRIMGHKAPATFTEFNQLKTIKDGDSGLSANEMVSELAKDNMMIVKDLNQAIKIAQENEDEGTVTILSDRVAAHEKAHWMLSASKEKK, encoded by the coding sequence ATGAGTAAAGTAATTAAAAAGCTGGAAGTTGCGCTTGCTGATACTTATGCGTTGTACCTGAAAACACAAAATTACCATTGGCACGTTACCGGACCTCAATTTAAAAGTTTGCATGAATTATTTGAGATGCAATATAAAGAACTGGCGGAAGCAGTGGACCAAATTGCAGAACGCATTCGAATTATGGGTCATAAGGCTCCCGCAACCTTTACTGAGTTTAATCAATTGAAAACGATTAAAGATGGTGATTCCGGATTGAGTGCTAATGAGATGGTCAGTGAGTTAGCAAAAGATAATATGATGATAGTAAAAGATTTGAATCAGGCAATTAAAATTGCTCAGGAAAATGAAGACGAAGGTACTGTGACTATACTAAGTGATCGGGTTGCTGCTCATGAGAAAGCTCATTGGATGTTATCAGCCTCAAAGGAAAAGAAATAA
- a CDS encoding fused MFS/spermidine synthase, whose translation MFRFLFPLSLFISSILLFSIQPMVAKTILPIYGGTPGVWTVCVLFFQFILLIAYGYVWLLSQIKRPAIWRLIHMVVVVLSFTAFPLLFHPATSDGQPEWVILNNLLMQLGLPLLVIGASAPLLQFAYSQTKSKGASDPYYLYISSNLGSLSALLFYPWVIERFIGLTHQFYFWNFGFGIYLLLLVTVLFFTKYQPSMLAEKKEVDFLSWQEIAYWIFLSFVPCSLMLGVTLYITTDVAATPLFWVLPLALYLLSFVFTFTANPLISQKWLSRNCLFFLIFTILGFIFGVSQIRVWQLVLFNLLSFFILALLCHGQLFARRPKPHKLTLFYFCLSIGGVLAGIFNGILAPNWFNYVYEYPLAILLSLFALPLPKTNRGWWVPLVVLGLLSLHYFIPTVPWFKSITTFHILAILALGIIVIWHRNKMNLVLSMLILFVFLYFPPLQDKQILLKERNFYGVKQVFKKDDVHALISQSTLHGMQVMNGERSSYGTSSYYGAIAPIVDILKKEFHPLSVTIMGLGAGTLLCQFRATDSVKVIEIDQQVIDLAKNNKLFTYIRDCSPSAEIIKQDGRLALVNMPDASQNLLILDAFNSDAIPVHLMTLEAFTLYKRKIVDNGVILVNLSNRHLQMLPVINAIGRSLDMITLFLAHKGDKKLGQFNSEWALLTSNQSLAFQVMKGTNWKFVANDDLFLWTDDYSNIIPLLKW comes from the coding sequence GTGTTTCGATTTTTATTTCCTCTCAGTCTTTTTATAAGTTCGATTCTTCTATTCAGTATCCAACCCATGGTTGCAAAAACAATACTTCCAATTTATGGGGGAACACCAGGTGTGTGGACAGTTTGTGTGCTTTTTTTTCAATTTATTCTGCTTATTGCATATGGCTATGTATGGCTTTTAAGCCAGATTAAGAGGCCAGCCATTTGGCGTTTAATCCATATGGTTGTGGTTGTTTTAAGTTTTACTGCATTTCCATTGCTGTTTCATCCTGCCACGAGCGATGGACAACCTGAATGGGTGATTCTAAATAATTTGTTAATGCAACTGGGTTTACCTTTGTTAGTGATTGGGGCTTCTGCTCCTCTATTACAATTTGCCTATAGCCAGACAAAAAGCAAAGGAGCTTCAGACCCTTATTATTTGTATATATCCAGTAATCTTGGAAGCTTGAGTGCCTTACTTTTTTATCCATGGGTTATCGAGCGATTTATTGGTTTGACTCATCAATTTTATTTCTGGAACTTTGGATTTGGTATTTATTTGCTACTTTTGGTGACGGTCTTATTTTTTACAAAATACCAACCCTCCATGTTAGCTGAAAAAAAAGAAGTGGATTTTTTGTCTTGGCAAGAGATAGCCTATTGGATTTTTTTGAGTTTTGTCCCGTGTAGTTTGATGCTAGGGGTTACTTTATATATCACTACTGATGTTGCTGCAACTCCCTTATTTTGGGTTTTGCCTTTAGCGCTTTACCTTTTGTCATTTGTCTTTACCTTTACAGCCAACCCCCTTATTTCACAAAAATGGCTTTCTCGTAATTGCCTGTTTTTTCTGATTTTTACAATTCTTGGGTTCATTTTTGGGGTTAGTCAAATCAGAGTGTGGCAATTGGTGCTATTTAATTTATTAAGTTTTTTTATTTTGGCTTTGCTGTGTCATGGCCAGTTGTTTGCACGAAGACCTAAACCACACAAACTCACTTTGTTTTATTTTTGCTTGTCCATCGGAGGAGTTTTAGCCGGGATATTTAATGGAATTTTAGCGCCAAATTGGTTTAATTATGTTTACGAGTACCCTTTAGCCATTTTATTAAGTTTATTTGCTCTTCCACTGCCAAAAACTAACCGAGGATGGTGGGTGCCATTAGTTGTTTTGGGTTTGCTGTCTCTGCATTATTTCATTCCTACCGTTCCCTGGTTTAAAAGTATTACAACTTTTCACATCCTTGCTATTTTGGCGCTTGGAATTATTGTGATTTGGCATCGCAATAAAATGAATCTTGTACTATCCATGCTCATTTTATTTGTTTTCCTTTATTTTCCTCCGTTGCAAGACAAACAGATTTTGCTCAAAGAAAGAAATTTTTACGGTGTCAAGCAAGTCTTCAAAAAGGATGATGTGCATGCATTAATAAGCCAATCAACCCTGCATGGGATGCAAGTAATGAATGGGGAAAGATCAAGTTATGGAACAAGCTCCTATTATGGAGCCATAGCCCCGATTGTCGATATTCTGAAGAAGGAGTTTCATCCGCTTTCTGTGACGATTATGGGATTGGGGGCAGGAACGCTGTTGTGCCAATTTCGGGCAACAGATTCCGTAAAGGTTATTGAGATTGATCAACAAGTAATTGATTTAGCTAAAAATAATAAATTATTCACATACATACGTGACTGTTCTCCATCAGCCGAGATTATTAAACAGGATGGTCGATTGGCCTTGGTGAATATGCCAGATGCTTCGCAGAATTTACTAATTTTGGATGCGTTTAATTCAGATGCTATTCCTGTCCATCTGATGACACTTGAAGCATTCACCTTATATAAGAGGAAAATTGTCGACAATGGAGTTATTTTGGTTAATCTAAGTAACAGACATCTGCAAATGCTCCCGGTAATTAATGCAATTGGACGTTCTTTGGATATGATAACTTTATTTTTAGCGCATAAGGGCGATAAGAAATTGGGGCAATTTAACTCAGAATGGGCTTTGCTTACCTCGAATCAATCCTTGGCGTTTCAAGTAATGAAAGGAACGAACTGGAAATTTGTGGCAAATGATGATCTGTTTTTATGGACTGATGATTACTCTAATATTATTCCCTTGTTGAAATGGTAA